TTTCATCCTGACTTGAATAAACATCATTTTGACCATGTGTAGGGTAGCCCCTGCCTCTAATGTGTGTAGAATAACCATTGGCTGTACCGTGCGTAGGGTAAACACTGCGTCCACCACCAATATTGTTgtaaccactactactaccatgaTTGGAGAAGCCCTTGTTGACACCATAGGGACTGTTTTTACCACTTCTAAGATATGGACTCCGTTTATAGTTGTAACCACCTCGTTTACCGCCATAGCCTACAGGACTGCGATTGCTGGGTACCCCGTGTCTGTTGTAGACAACGTTACTTCCTCTGCTGTAACCATCGATCCTTGGAATGCCACCGCGATTGCCAAAGGAAAACGCAGAGTGTGAATACTTCTTCGGCTTGCCCCATGCCAAATTCGTCGTTCCATTGGACGTGTTAGCCACAACCATGAGTGCTAGAAGCACCATGCAGCAGACAGAGAACGAATGCTACAAAACAAAGTAATgtcttaaaggtgctatatcatagttgcATGTGAACATCTGTGAtcaagattctccaataaaattattttgttataataatttatgggcatatagttgaaggtggagtctttaaattttaaagtagaatttaattttaaaaattgtatttgcaATAGcggtcattatgcaactttgagatagcacctttaataccggtaaaatagatcacacactcagaatggttcttgatattttgctcaaaagttacttagaaatgtctacaaatatttttttaagagGGATATGGGTAAACCGTCATTAGAGATGGCGCATCACATATTGCAACAGTGAATTTGACACATGTCGATCAAGATTTgttagtctgttccaataaagtgcacaaatcacctgtttactaatatatttcttttaatttcaagagtacatcaatgagagcccaaaacaattaaatgctaaattaggtagagtaacattaaatatatatttccaacaccattttttttagtaattttattaaagggacattcctgagtttctgATTAATAAAACTttcctacgattaaacttacatattaaatatgttttcttgtttagaatatcagtgtctgtatattcaatgtgtttctggtcgtcttggtatttttaagaagcccaaactggattttgtcttcaaataatttcgtacgtacgacaaaaacaatatttcaagaaataaaatgtaatttaacgtagtacaaatattagaaccatcagaaacacatttaatgtacagccactaatattttatgcagaaaaatatatttgatatgtaattacaatcgttaaatgtctctgttagtcgataacatcttaaaaattgcagcaaactcaggaatgtccctttaaatcctGAAAATTAAATGCACATATTTTGCTTTTTCTGAGTTGCTATTGGATTTTGTCATTTCTGTCAAATGAAAAAGGAAATGAATAAtttatcatttaatatataactatttatttcacatattacGCAACCGCTTTTctcgtttattttgtatttataaacatgtaCTTCATACTTTATTAACGTTCTTACTATGTAGTTATTTCAGtcattattaagaaacaaaactcAATGTTAGATCGAGTGTTAGTCAGTAGACAGCTCATAGCTACCGACGTGTTATCAATGATTGAACATCGATCAGATTAGATATAGTTTctacaatgtatttgtattgcatatatcttatttttattaatatatttgaaaacaattggtGTATCTTTGttctttgaaaacaaattctgtgTCATTACACATTTAACGCTCACACGGAGGCGTGTCAAAATTCTAAcgtgaaacattttgttctgggcctaaatctatgactaaacaACAATTGTTATTACTACTTACAGTGCAACTAATATAGTTTgatgtacacatatttcattctTGTTTTGTCCTTAAATTTATCATCTTCCATAATGATGAAATTTTCTTCAtgaaatagaatgaatgaatgtttaacgacaccccagcacgaaaaatgcatcagctattgggtgtcaaactatggtaaaatgcaataacaatgtgatgatcaacatcaatataaaaattcaacagttaaattaaaacagtgtaaagaactcatgaaatagatgtcaaacatatgtaaAGCAACGATAGGTATAATTGCTAactaaacacacattttatttttgccaaaaaatatacattttgtaagcatacatacatatttatatataaaataatataatgtgcacactgcggggaatggtatgtaaCATCGGGTTACAAtcaataaaattctatagtaaatgggtattgcatgcatagcaataatatacagtataataaGATATGTCATGTgtcaatgttgtctgttctatgcgtggtagcagtgttcaattacttacacaatttaattagctgttttgaattgtcgctggacagtatttgcgttaatttaaatgttgatggtttattgtaataaaaaggtttaacatatttatctcttatgttactgaagaaaggacacactagaacaaagtgatattcgtcttctactacattcatattgcacagacgaaaaattatattattcctgtcaatattgtggtatctgtccgtttctataaagagattatgggcagatttaatctatatttactcaaaatatgtttgtatttcaaggcaataggtttctgaagataaggttgtaagcaataattattaacaaagaatttgtataacagacattttgttgaattgttgaatacagcatacatagatTGTATAAATTGATCGgtcattctctgtttgaatagtgatataaatgtattgcgattttctacattttgattataccatataagaccaaaaccattagtgagaagcaggtctcttatttgactaacccagttaacagaacgtggttttcttatgcactcgtcatatagggtgttataacactctttcaaaatacagttatctgtattcaacaaatttatccaatatttaaccaTACGGATGTTCCTACTTATGTACAAAGGTgatctacctaattcaaaatagaTCATCATGTTAGTAGTGCTCCTTTTCACGCCTAAAATACGTTTAcagaattgtaaatgtaggatctcgtgactatttgctttgttaaaaccccaaacttcacagccataatttaaaatactgctAACATATGTATCAAACCGTGATGGTAATGTTTCTGCATTTAAGAAATAGTTACTAGTTTTACCAAATAGAGCAGCcatagtttttttttaccttgGTTGCATATTACCTTCTGAGCGGTATTAAATTTTCCATTATAATGAAGACAGACCCCAAGATAGTTCAAACTGTCAACAATTTCCAAATCGGTTTCGTGATATGTCCACCTTTCTTCAGGTTTCACATTTCCACCTTTTCTGAATACTacaattatacatttattaatatttacttttaaattggtatttgaatatatatacaatgtgtctAACATATTCTGCAATTCAGACGCACTTTCGGAGAACAATACTGTATTATCGGCATACATCAGTAGACAGAGATGAAGCATATTGAACTGGTATAGTCAGTCGGTGGAATTTAACAGTTCCGTTTCTAGATCgttaacaaataaagaaaacaagaatggCGAAAGAGCTTCTCCCTGAATTAGACCGGATTTGTACCAGAAGGATTCAGATATGTTTCCCTGATATTTCACACATGATTTTATCTGACCATACATtgattttacaacatttacaaGCTTGCTATTTAATcctaatttataattttttagcCACAATGCCTTATGCTATGCCAATGCCTGTATCAAATGCTTTACTAAAGTCAACGAAAGCACAATAGTCTTTTCTTACTGCCAAGCAGAGCAAAAATAGCGTCAACTGTGCTAAAACCGGGCTTAAACCCAAACTGTGcatcagatataatattgtAGGTTGAACTCACATTCAGTGatctattgtttaaaattgttgtgaCTCATGAGAGTGATACCTCTATAATTATTTACACCGTTTGTATCACCCATTTTAAACACAGGAATAATTGTATCATTGCACCAATTTTCTGGAAAGATGCCAGagtttaaaataacttttaaaaagtttacATAGTATATATAGGTAGCATTATATGTAGCCGCAGATGTAAATTTaagacgtttttgttttgttgtttaaatggGCCCCTGATCTCTGGAAAACAATAGTTTGTTTGAACACTCACTATGTATAACTAGTTCATATATCGGGTCTAAAGCTATATATTTTAGTGACTATTTAcaccaaaatgaatgaatgaatgaatgtttaacgacaccccagcacaaacaatatatcggctattgggtgtcaaactattgtaaTGGGTGAAACTATTTACACCAGTACACTTACAACTCCAACTTTTATTATACTTTtaagtatgcatttttttttttttttttttggtgttctGACATCTTGGaaacacaatttaataataaatgaaaaaactataaaataatatataaaaaataataattgtagaCACGATTATAATTACTAAAATCAAGCTAACCTTTGTATGTTATATTTCTTCAGATTTACACGTTTAGTTGAATATCCTTGTCTGCATATTTTGTTCATACGTCAGTTGTTTTTTAACTTGCCAGTAGAGGCTTCTGACATTAATATCTTACTCAGATTCTCGCATTTTTAATCTGGTGCTTGAAGCAAATGAGAACCCCCTGCGTATGTTACAATGTACACGTCAAAATACATTTGTCAGTCGTACAATgcacacatttttgtttttaacgtaAAATAGCCAATAAGGATAAAAACAATTTGGAGCAAATATATATTCTtctagaaaattaaaatttaagtaatatttatgtaaatatatatatatatatatatatatatatatatatatatatatatatatatatatatatatttaaaaaaatgcaaaacacCGTATTCGAACAACATGTTAAACATTGATGCAATACCGTGCACAACGTCATAATAATTCCCTTGTGAAAACACAGATATGAAAAAAGCACACAAATCGCACGCGGAATCGCGTtagtggaatgaatgaatgaatgaatgtttaacgacaccccagcacgaaaaatacatcggctattgggtgtcaaactatggtaaaatgaaacaacagtgtgatgagcatcatcaatataaaaattcaacagttgaataaaaacacagtgtaaaggaccgtgtaaaaatgcaaatatcacagatatatatatataattaaaattttgaataaaattcagtatcacgtaaaaattgtaaaataagttctggatggaatcgaaaggattccatcacagttcctagtccaaatatatcttttcgaattgctttcagatgggtacactccaccaaaatgtgtcccACAGTCaaaagacactgacagtgctcacactgaagtggaggatctttctttaagataaatgaatgggttaaatATGTATGCCCGATGCGggaacgacacaagactatttcatccttcctgcactatctataggaggactgccactctcccaagactggcttgatagaatgaagcttgttcgcaacctcaccgtcccaatcacgttgccaaatcgaaaagataaatttgttaataccatatttaaaatcagtatacggtacaccaaccctggcatgaggcaaatccaaagcagacttggcagctaaatctgccttttcattacccctgatgccaacatggctgggtacccaacaaaatgcaatgtctttattagcaatagataaaaagacacactttcgtatcaccatcccaattaagggatggtccagcttcatattacgtaaagcttggagacacgaaagtgagtcagtaaaaataataaatttggatgcactagaatcttttatttcttctaaggctttaatgactgcccaaacttcagcactaaagatcgatgctgaatcaggcagtcgcatggaaagtattgtgtctgatggaaaaactgtagcacaagccacagaattcccatcccgtgatccatctgtatacacaggaatgtaatcacggtacttgtcctgaatttccatgaaaaactgtttgtacacaacagcatctgtacgatctttctttagatgcgAAAGATAAAACACAATTTCAGGTGgagtaatacaccaaggtggtaaaacaaaatatgaaggagtttccaaagtgtcagttaaatcaatgttggaaagcaacaaaaaacgcttaatgcgaagaccaaatgtacgaatagcatttagccttgcatcaaacaacttcatatatttgttgtcaaacgccgcatcatgtgttggatgtgttggtaacgatttaatcttggcagcatactgcagagaaagcttggcacgtctagcacccaaacaaggttcgtgtgcatcaacgtacaggctctctacaggagatgttctaaatgcaccaagacaacgcctaagtccctgattgtgtataggatctagcatctgcaagtaagacttgcgtgccgacccatacacaatgcatccataatctagttttgatctgactaaagatctatacagacggagcataacctttcggtctgctccccattctgtattaccaataacttttaaaatattaagagcttttaagcccttctttttttacatatttaagatggggcacaaaagatagtttcctgtcaaatatcacccccagaaatttagtctcctcaaTAACTGGAATTGggtttttgtccaaaaacaactgtggatctaagtggagacctcttttctggcagatatgcatacaaaccgtttttgcctttgagaatctaaagccattgtcagttacccattgatgaagtttattcaaacaaagctgcaacttacgttcaatgatactcatattggacgatctgtaacaaatctgaaaatcatcgacatataacgagcaatccacaccaggtgttaaacactgggagatgctgttaattttcacagaaaataaagttacagacaggatactaccttgaggcacacccatctcctgtgggtgaatgtcggacaatgTCGACTCCACCcgaactttaaaagatctatcttttacaaattgtgaaataaaaactggaagtcgacctctcaggcccatgccatggaggtcgtttaaaatcccatacttccacgtggtatcataaactttctccaaatcaaaaaacactgaaaccaagtgctgattatggatgaaagcttccctacaaaacgtttcaaatctaacaagatgatcaagcgtgctacgtctagatctgaagccacattgcatgttagtaagcaatttgtgggattcaagataccagacaagtctacgattgatcagtCGTTCCATGGATTTaaaaatgcaacttgtcaaagcgatagggcgataactagtaggattggttggatccttaccaggcttgggaataggaataataatagctttcctccaatcagaaagaaagtctccagaaatccagatgttattaaaagtattcaacagaaccatcaaagatgattcaggtaaatgtttcaataactgataatgaatttcatccggtcctactgaagtatcatgggctcgacgaagagcatcctgcaattcctccatagagaaatgcctattgtatacttcagcattttcggatgaaaaattaatggactgcttttcagctttagttcggacagatgtaaaagcatctgtactgaaagcagaagatgaattatgagaaacgttatctgccaatgcattggcaatgtcacgatgagacgtgacatccgtgtcattgacagacaaatgatgaactgtattactggattctttacctttgattttacggatcctattccagacagattttactgatgtttgtgaattcaactttcttactctgtctaatctctctgcgagccttagccctagcaatacgaaatgcatccaggttgtctgctgtaggttcacgtttgaaccgcccaagcaacctgtttcgctctttgaatgcatctttgcacgtatcattaaacgatgggtttattgaaacgctttggcactgccgaagtcttaggaatagtttcatctgcaatgtccttcaagatggaagtgaacaaatacatgggatcatcagcatcagtaatggcaaattgttgcagatgagtgctgcacagatgctgaaactgaccccaatttgccttcgccaacttccatctttgaaccctttcaagtgatggtggtccatcattctccaaaataatgggaaagtggtcactaccacaaaggtctgaaccaactttccaggaaaaatgaagaaaaagtgatggactacaaagagttaaatctatggaagtgaaagatccacttgcagaatgaaaatatgtacgacttttatcattgaataaaagtaagtcgtttttgagaattaagtcttcaaagtgttttcctctaatattaacatcctcgcatccccacaaagtgtggtgaccattaaaatctcccataataataaagggagtagggagctgatcaagaagaccttgaagatccctaggattaaaattaaaatgattacgaggtggcaagtaaactgaGCACAGAGTaacagttttatgagccgtgactttgacagccacagcttgtaaattggtatttaatgttactgaactctgaggaatgttttcattaacaataatggaaacacccccagatgctctattttcagtttcttgaaacttatgatagaggttaaatcctctcatggtaatatgatcagtgtccttcaagaaagtttcttgaagacacactgcaagaggattatgtttttgaattaaaaaacttaattcatcaaaactGGGCCTAAacccacggcagttccactgaatgactgaattagtcatTTAGGGGAAGTACAGGAGTTATCTTTGGCTTATGAGATCTCTGTGGGTGTGGACGGTCATCTCTCACTATATCCATCTGATCATCCACATCAGCCAAAGCTTCAAATGGATTGTTGGTCGAAACCAACTTTTTTTTCCGCTTTCTTTAGTCGTCCTGAAGAAGAATCCTTAATCTGCTTTTTAGTGTCTTTTCTTGACGGAGGCTTACTGGGACCTGGCTCCCCAGACGATGAGCCTCTTGGTGGATTCCTAGAATCCAAAGACACTTGAGAAGATGTTGAAACTTGTTTAATAGCagcttttgtattttgtttagtaaCTTTTTCAATAACAGAAATCTTCTTAAATTTATCCTCACCATTAGGCCATGTAAGGTCAGTCTGAACGGCTACACTGGTTGTAGATACCTTCACAGCAGCGGCATACGATTTACCAGCTGCTGGGGGTGTCGATGCTTCCACAACCTTTCTAGCCTCTGTGAAAGAGAGGTGTTTTTCCACTTTCACATGTTGTACCTCTTTTTCCACTTTCCACCTTGGGCACTCTCGCGAGTACGCAAAGTGTTTCCCTTTACAGTTGGTACATGCCATATCATTTTGACATgccttgctgtcatggtcaaattggccacaacgagcacatgtcaatCTGTTACGGCATGTATTTTGTCCATGTCCAAATCTTTGGCATTTGAAACATCGTAAAGGGTTGGGAATATACGGCACAGCaggtatatttaaataacctgctTTGACAGAATTTGGAAGCGTCGGCAAATTAAATGTGAGGATTAAGGTGTTCGTCGAAACCAGTTCATTGTTCCGACGGACTTTAATCCGCTTGACTGATGTGACACCTTGTGAGGAGAGATTTTCGCAAATCTCATCCTCACTGACTCCGTCCAAATCCCTAGACCGAACTACTCCTTTACAAGAATTAAGGCTAGTGTGACGACTAACTTTGATGGAAATGTTGCACAAATGTTTGGATTTAAGAAGATTTCTGGAATGACTCTCTGTTGAGCATTCGACCAACAATGAGCCATTAACACTTTTGGGCTCGCCGGCCAAGCCTTCGAGCCCTTTTTGAATCGCAAAAGGCGACAATTTCTTCAAGGCCTCATCATCAGTAGACCCGATGACAAGAAACCTTGGCCAGGTTTTAGAAGAAATCACTCTGGATTTCTTTGCAGTCAATGTCGTAGACTCTTCATCTGATGATGAAGAGTCCGAAACTtaggtgtggacccttttcagggtcccatcaatTGATATTAAATTGCTTGTAGCCATAATTTAGCTCATACAATTCGtcaaccatgccccccacccaccacggagtccaacaAGAGGACATGAAGCTGCGGATAACCACCACACaatcatgccagggatacatggttgatatactcaggTAATAAGAAACAAATCAcctgattgaccctagccaccgcctcaagagcaacaaatacaaatggtaattcacacaatgtttgttcttgggTAATGTAACACAACAAAAGATTGTTTGCTCTTGAGCTTggcatgaccagccgattgatcaggtcgggccttcctgaccacccgtctatttgaactccgggccaaagtgatgtattgtcagaagtcatacccgcaggtatgccccaactcaatcaccagaatcccatcatccatcttcacgggatgcacctcacggcaaacaaggcgcctaatacgaggagttgtgcatttattggccattctataaaagaatgttcacccctgcaccacggtgaggttaatgcacacgcaggggcgCGTTAGTGGAAAACGGGCCTTAGTTtgtgaagaaagaaagaaaatgttttattgaacgacgcactcaacacattttatttacggttatatggcgtcagacatatggttacggaccacacaaattttgagaggaaacccgctgtcgccactacatgggctactcttccgattagcagcaagggatcttttatttgcgcttcccaggcaggatagcacaaaccatggcctttgttgaaccagttatggatcactggtcggtgcaagtggtttacacctacccattgagccttgcggagcactcactcagggtttggagtcggtatctggattaaaaatctcatgcctcgactgggatccgaacccagtacctatcagcctgtagaccgatggcctaccacgacgccaccgaggccggttagtttgtgaagaatgcccgataataattatactaagtttcagaactaGCCAATCAAGTCTCTAGGAGAGAATAAACTTTTAAATGCTCAATgataaatttctatttaaatttaataaaaattcacaaattcaaaattagtttgtgaagattgTGTCagagaatcatagtaccaaattttttttaaaactatcttACCAAAACTCTAGGAgcagatttaaatatatatatatatatatatatatatatatatatatatatatatatatatttctagtaGTCTATGTAGATTCCCCTGGTAATACATACACTAAGTTTCAGaaccacacaaacaaaactCTAGGAGAAGATATACTTTtaacaatacatcgaactatCGATATGTTGCAATAGTTAATTCAGCTATCGATAATTATCGCAATTGTTTGCTCAACTATCGATAGTATGCATAGTGAAATATGGTGTACGAAAAGCGCATGATTTCACCATCTAC
The sequence above is drawn from the Gigantopelta aegis isolate Gae_Host chromosome 6, Gae_host_genome, whole genome shotgun sequence genome and encodes:
- the LOC121374613 gene encoding uncharacterized protein LOC121374613, whose protein sequence is MACTNCKGKHFAYSRECPRWKVEKEVQHVKVEKHLSFTEARKVVEASTPPAAGKSYAAAVKVSTTSVAVQTDLTWPNGEDKFKKISVIEKVTKQNTKAAIKQVSTSSQVSLDSRNPPRGSSSGEPGPSKPPSRKDTKKQIKDSSSGRLKKAEKKHSFSVCCMVLLALMVVANTSNGTTNLAWGKPKKYSHSAFSFGNRGGIPRIDGYSRGSNVVYNRHGVPSNRSPVGYGGKRGGYNYKRSPYLRSGKNSPYGVNKGFSNHGSSSGYNNIGGGRSVYPTHGTANGYSTHIRGRGYPTHGQNDVYSSQDENVGYPSHGGRNVYSTYGRANEYSTHVRGSGYPTRGGNSATPRYGGNVGYLNYDGGSGYDNYGGDNGYNKNGGYFKNGYGSGGYRICPNQTFYDDIYRWSDLADGYPRVQINQEIQGGIASANPCANIFNLANCLSRMRPDPTAPTVPTVDPM